In one window of Ruminococcus albus AD2013 DNA:
- a CDS encoding SdpI family protein — translation MKKLTWGIALLPLTATAAAVNFLPEKVPTHYNAAGEIDKWGSRNSSFIFPIVILLLAAFLEYVAVRMDTKVYEDEVSEKRSKQNAKVLRKITPWIIGAMGAVQIVMLIMMCADSHADISNMPIDGLRIYAFIFGLIFIPIGNSISKTRRNGLIGFRLGWTLYNDITWQRSNFFGGVCLMLVGVCTMISTAFVSGMSAILLMLAYLTAAIVVMLVYAKRVYDDERKKESSNNG, via the coding sequence ATGAAAAAACTGACATGGGGCATAGCCCTGTTACCACTGACAGCGACTGCGGCGGCAGTTAATTTTCTTCCCGAAAAAGTCCCCACTCACTACAACGCGGCAGGGGAGATCGACAAATGGGGAAGCAGAAATTCAAGTTTTATTTTTCCCATCGTTATTCTGTTGTTAGCGGCGTTTCTTGAATACGTGGCTGTACGAATGGATACCAAAGTATACGAAGATGAAGTTTCAGAAAAACGTTCAAAGCAGAATGCGAAAGTTCTGCGAAAGATCACACCATGGATAATAGGCGCAATGGGTGCGGTACAGATCGTTATGCTGATAATGATGTGCGCTGACAGTCATGCTGATATTTCAAATATGCCGATTGATGGTTTGAGGATATACGCTTTTATATTCGGCTTGATCTTCATACCCATAGGAAACAGCATTTCAAAGACCCGCCGCAACGGTCTTATCGGTTTTCGTCTGGGCTGGACGCTTTACAACGATATCACCTGGCAGAGGTCGAATTTCTTCGGCGGAGTTTGCCTGATGCTGGTGGGTGTCTGCACTATGATATCCACTGCATTTGTCAGCGGTATGTCGGCGATACTCCTGATGCTTGCATATCTTACAGCGGCGATAGTTGTTATGCTTGTTTACGCAAAGCGTGTATACGACGATGAACGCAAAAAAGAAAGTTCAAATAACGGATAA
- a CDS encoding autorepressor SdpR family transcription factor: protein MGFQETFKALSDPVRRDILVLLREGRMSAGDIGSHFDMTGATMSYHFKQLKNADLITETKEKNFVYYELNTSVFDELVMWFEMMKGKKNEKTDMGHSPVTTDSDCGGS from the coding sequence ATGGGATTTCAGGAAACATTCAAAGCTTTGTCCGACCCTGTAAGACGGGATATTCTCGTACTTCTTCGGGAGGGCAGAATGTCGGCGGGGGATATCGGTTCCCATTTTGATATGACTGGTGCTACCATGTCATACCACTTCAAACAGCTGAAAAACGCCGACCTTATTACAGAAACAAAAGAAAAAAACTTCGTTTATTACGAGCTCAACACCTCGGTTTTTGACGAGCTTGTAATGTGGTTTGAGATGATGAAAGGTAAAAAAAATGAAAAAACTGACATGGGGCATAGCCCTGTTACCACTGACAGCGACTGCGGCGGCAGTTAA
- a CDS encoding ZIP family metal transporter — protein sequence MTGLISAACATGFTFFMTALGAAMVLFMYSDDFSDKVRRAFLGFAAGVMIAASVWSLLIPAIEESEKLGNRGWIPAAGGFTCGVAFLMLLDKLLPCFMKNSDPTHEHRKGRTAMMVFAITLHNIPEGMAVGLAFAVAARSADPALFGAAVALAVGMGIQNFPEGAAISIPLRQHGMGRLKAFLCGAASGVVEPIFGVLTVLVAGAAQTVLPWFLSFAAGAMLYVVADELIPEAHLEGSRAGTICVMIGFILMMTLDVAL from the coding sequence ATGACGGGTTTGATATCAGCAGCCTGTGCCACAGGCTTTACATTTTTTATGACCGCACTTGGGGCGGCGATGGTGCTGTTCATGTACAGCGACGACTTTTCCGATAAAGTAAGGAGGGCGTTTCTAGGCTTTGCGGCGGGAGTGATGATAGCGGCTTCGGTATGGAGCCTGCTTATCCCCGCAATTGAAGAATCAGAAAAACTGGGCAATCGGGGGTGGATACCTGCGGCGGGAGGATTCACCTGCGGAGTGGCGTTCCTGATGCTTCTTGACAAGTTACTCCCCTGTTTTATGAAAAACAGCGACCCGACACATGAGCATCGAAAGGGTCGCACGGCGATGATGGTATTCGCCATAACCCTGCACAATATTCCCGAGGGTATGGCGGTGGGTCTGGCGTTTGCGGTTGCCGCAAGAAGTGCCGACCCTGCGCTTTTCGGGGCGGCGGTAGCACTTGCCGTGGGCATGGGTATACAGAATTTTCCCGAGGGCGCGGCAATATCCATACCCCTGCGTCAGCACGGCATGGGCAGACTTAAAGCCTTTCTCTGCGGTGCGGCTTCTGGCGTAGTTGAGCCGATATTCGGCGTTCTGACAGTTCTGGTGGCAGGTGCCGCACAGACTGTTCTGCCATGGTTTTTGTCCTTCGCAGCAGGGGCGATGCTGTATGTTGTGGCAGATGAACTTATCCCGGAAGCCCACCTTGAGGGTTCCCGGGCGGGAACTATCTGCGTTATGATAGGGTTCATACTGATGATGACCCTTGATGTGGCGTTATAG
- a CDS encoding glycoside hydrolase family 3 protein yields MSKPKKNSGAKSARIRTLVILLLITGALSAYVVNGYLKNRPVEPADGKTSDNSVKREKKAEKSDKGEEDEPTDEKEPETETEKQSDENSSSAENTAKDTEPVENDVKEDEITKMMAEMSLHEKICQLFVVTPESLTGYDLVTQSGGATLDALKEYPVGGLIYFAQNLEDVEQTKTMLASTAESNSKVSDIPLFFAVDEEGGIVARCAEKLGTTEFKPMYNYRDKGADTAYKNAYTIASDIAELGFNLDFAPVADTWSNPDNTVIGTRAYSDDFEQTAELVASAVKGFKDGGVVCSLKHFPGHGDTAEDSHVGMASSYKTLDELENAEYLAFESGIAAGADMVMVGHITMANVDNQPASLSKTIITDELRGKLGFDGVIVTDALAMGALANYYSSDEISVAVLKAGGDLLLMPEDLSSAVAGVEKAVKKGDLSEKRIDESLERVLRLKKDRGILK; encoded by the coding sequence ATGTCGAAGCCGAAGAAAAATTCAGGTGCTAAAAGTGCACGTATACGCACTCTGGTGATACTTCTGCTGATAACCGGTGCACTTAGTGCCTATGTTGTTAACGGTTATCTGAAGAATCGTCCTGTTGAACCTGCTGACGGCAAAACGTCCGATAATTCGGTAAAACGCGAAAAGAAAGCTGAAAAGTCCGATAAAGGCGAGGAAGATGAACCGACGGACGAAAAAGAGCCTGAGACAGAAACCGAGAAGCAGTCCGATGAGAACAGTTCCTCAGCCGAAAATACTGCAAAGGATACTGAACCCGTCGAAAACGATGTCAAGGAAGACGAGATAACCAAAATGATGGCTGAAATGAGTCTGCATGAGAAGATATGTCAGCTGTTTGTGGTCACTCCCGAAAGCCTGACGGGATACGACCTTGTTACTCAGTCAGGCGGGGCGACCCTTGATGCTCTGAAAGAGTATCCCGTGGGCGGTCTTATCTATTTCGCCCAGAATCTGGAGGATGTAGAGCAGACGAAAACGATGCTGGCATCTACTGCCGAGAGCAACAGCAAGGTTTCCGATATACCGCTGTTTTTCGCTGTTGACGAGGAGGGCGGTATCGTTGCAAGGTGTGCTGAAAAGCTTGGCACAACTGAGTTCAAGCCCATGTACAACTACCGCGATAAGGGCGCAGATACGGCTTACAAGAACGCTTATACCATTGCTTCGGATATTGCCGAACTGGGATTCAATCTTGATTTTGCCCCTGTGGCGGACACCTGGTCGAACCCCGATAATACCGTCATCGGCACCCGTGCTTACAGTGATGATTTTGAACAGACAGCAGAGCTTGTTGCCAGCGCAGTCAAGGGCTTCAAGGACGGCGGCGTGGTCTGCTCGCTGAAACATTTCCCCGGTCACGGTGATACTGCCGAGGATTCTCACGTTGGCATGGCAAGCAGCTACAAGACACTTGATGAACTGGAAAATGCCGAATATCTGGCATTTGAAAGCGGTATCGCGGCAGGTGCAGATATGGTCATGGTTGGACATATCACCATGGCGAATGTTGACAACCAGCCTGCGTCACTTTCAAAAACCATCATAACCGATGAACTTCGCGGAAAGCTGGGTTTTGACGGTGTTATCGTCACTGATGCACTTGCTATGGGTGCGCTGGCAAATTATTACAGCTCCGATGAGATATCCGTGGCTGTATTAAAGGCGGGGGGCGACCTTCTGCTTATGCCCGAAGACCTTTCTTCTGCCGTTGCAGGCGTTGAAAAAGCTGTTAAAAAAGGCGACCTCAGCGAGAAGCGAATCGATGAGAGCCTTGAAAGAGTTCTTCGCCTGAAAAAGGATAGGGGTATCCTTAAATAA
- a CDS encoding biotin transporter BioY, protein MITQTATPSKHENKQLLTVKDMSLTAMFAVLMAVCSWISIPTAVPFTLQTFAVFCAVSMLGGKRGFFAILVYMLLGAVGIPVFSGFKSGLGVLLGTTGGYLVGFLIIPLLCLLTEKLISVNVIVQIISMIVGLALCYAFGTAWFIKVYTDTKGDMTVANALKLCVLPFVFFDIVKLGAAVSISAAVKSRVRI, encoded by the coding sequence ATGATAACACAAACAGCAACACCCTCAAAACACGAAAACAAGCAGCTGCTCACCGTAAAGGATATGTCTCTGACCGCGATGTTTGCGGTTTTGATGGCTGTATGTTCATGGATTTCCATACCAACTGCGGTGCCATTTACCTTACAGACATTTGCCGTTTTTTGCGCTGTATCCATGCTGGGCGGAAAGAGAGGATTCTTTGCGATACTGGTGTATATGCTTCTCGGAGCGGTTGGTATTCCCGTGTTTTCGGGCTTTAAGAGCGGTCTGGGAGTTCTTCTGGGTACAACAGGCGGATATCTTGTCGGATTTCTGATAATTCCTCTGCTTTGCCTGCTGACGGAAAAGCTGATTTCAGTAAACGTTATCGTTCAGATAATCTCGATGATCGTCGGTCTGGCGCTGTGCTACGCTTTCGGAACGGCTTGGTTCATCAAGGTATACACAGATACTAAAGGCGATATGACCGTGGCAAATGCCCTGAAATTATGCGTTTTGCCCTTTGTTTTCTTTGATATAGTGAAACTCGGTGCGGCAGTTTCGATTTCGGCGGCAGTTAAAAGCAGAGTTCGCATATAA
- a CDS encoding protein kinase domain-containing protein, whose product MDKSLERRLSGYEPLWDEWFVDSFMWEDDLGSMFSLKDKNGRKSAVRVLTVDSTSCGRPLSELTAAAIKRINARLPLAGEAFLVSARNFTVKNIENIGATPVAADILVQTDDYRPFENDCQMPYVTARKLADNICRGIRTAHRKGFTFGDICPKNIRVDSEGHFCMDAPCTYLPALADPTYSAPETFSEDFDKFRADIYSFGLMLYQLFNGGLLPLQKEGESLENAVKARLEGQPFDPPAGAPPDLGRFIMKCCMAHPESRFSDMDEVYRELSSLPIDSIPPRYEECYVPKDKRGAAENKMPETKPVQPKITENMPISEEKESRGMRLYVLVLLYMLLVAGGAFLIYSIFFLK is encoded by the coding sequence TTGGATAAAAGTCTGGAGCGCAGGCTTTCGGGCTACGAACCGCTGTGGGACGAATGGTTCGTTGACAGCTTTATGTGGGAGGACGACCTTGGGTCAATGTTCTCGCTGAAAGACAAAAACGGGCGTAAAAGCGCGGTCAGGGTGCTTACCGTTGACAGTACTTCCTGCGGCAGACCCCTCTCGGAACTGACGGCGGCTGCCATAAAAAGGATAAATGCCCGACTCCCTCTGGCTGGTGAAGCTTTCCTTGTCAGTGCGAGGAACTTTACGGTCAAGAACATCGAAAACATCGGCGCAACGCCTGTTGCCGCGGATATCCTTGTGCAGACAGACGATTATCGACCCTTTGAAAATGATTGTCAGATGCCCTATGTGACTGCCCGAAAGCTGGCGGATAATATCTGCCGCGGGATACGCACAGCACATCGCAAAGGCTTTACTTTCGGGGATATCTGCCCGAAAAATATCCGCGTAGACAGCGAGGGGCATTTCTGTATGGACGCACCCTGCACTTATCTTCCCGCTCTTGCAGACCCGACCTATTCTGCACCTGAAACGTTTTCGGAAGACTTCGATAAGTTTAGGGCAGATATATATTCCTTCGGTTTGATGCTGTATCAGCTCTTCAACGGTGGACTTCTGCCCCTGCAAAAAGAGGGTGAAAGTCTGGAAAATGCCGTTAAAGCGCGGCTTGAAGGTCAGCCTTTTGACCCGCCTGCGGGAGCGCCCCCCGACCTCGGACGGTTTATAATGAAATGCTGTATGGCGCATCCCGAGAGCAGATTTTCCGATATGGATGAGGTTTACAGGGAGTTGAGCAGTCTTCCCATAGACAGTATACCGCCGCGGTATGAGGAGTGCTATGTTCCGAAAGATAAGCGCGGTGCGGCGGAGAACAAGATGCCCGAAACAAAGCCTGTTCAGCCGAAGATAACAGAAAATATGCCCATCTCGGAGGAAAAGGAAAGCCGTGGTATGCGGTTGTATGTTCTGGTACTGCTTTATATGCTGCTTGTGGCGGGCGGAGCTTTTCTGATATATTCGATATTTTTTCTGAAATAG
- a CDS encoding DUF6985 domain-containing protein, whose amino-acid sequence MENKIFRNGDIVTDSILGDEIEIYVPRDDVSGEYINKCVEHLIHLPEDTLSAIAEAAKRYCLFFIELCRDAAGERFDPSDFPPVDKTTPAGEMFRYFNISTVEFEAPKNADIPALNLSGGCEWEPEHGIQICILGDKPVYLGGFEGNSPWGRYEPDDDWNFVNV is encoded by the coding sequence ATGGAGAATAAGATCTTCCGTAACGGTGATATCGTGACCGACAGTATTCTCGGTGATGAGATCGAGATCTATGTTCCCAGAGATGATGTCAGCGGTGAGTACATAAACAAGTGCGTGGAACACCTGATACATCTGCCCGAAGATACGCTTTCGGCGATAGCTGAAGCGGCGAAAAGGTACTGTTTGTTCTTTATCGAGCTTTGCAGGGACGCGGCAGGGGAGAGATTCGACCCATCTGATTTTCCGCCTGTTGACAAGACTACGCCTGCGGGTGAGATGTTCAGGTATTTCAATATTTCTACGGTGGAGTTTGAGGCCCCGAAGAACGCTGATATCCCTGCGTTGAACCTCAGCGGAGGCTGTGAATGGGAGCCCGAACACGGTATACAAATATGTATTCTCGGGGATAAGCCGGTGTATCTGGGTGGTTTTGAGGGCAATTCGCCATGGGGCAGATATGAGCCCGATGATGATTGGAATTTCGTAAACGTTTAA
- the mgtE gene encoding magnesium transporter — protein sequence MAEDIRKDTQNTEDNSDINTVDDTAEMAVKPDYEGEIIEVIRSNDSPRVILKKLEDYHGNDIAGVVADLTKQERQKLYRVCSGDMLAEAFEYLDEDEAGVYLNEMDLNKAAAVVSLLETDTAVNVLREIEREKRGLIIDALSAEVRKEIRLIASFDEDEIGSKMTTNCIIIKEDLTIKQAMSELVRQAEDNDNITTIFVVDDNEEFYGAIDLKELITARSTRTLESLIMTSFPYVYANEEIDECIEKLKDYSEDLIPVLDNSSRLLGVITAKSLIEVVDDEMGEDYVMFAGLTAEEDLQEPLLQSMKKRLPWLLVLLCLGMLVSGVVGVFEKVISQLTLIMAFQSLILDMAGNVGTQSLAVTIRVLTDENLTFRQKMHLVAKETRVGLSNGILLGMMSFGLVGLYIMLFKHRTAGFSFAVSGCIGVSLMVAMLISSAVGTIIPLFFKKIKVDPAVASGPLITTVNDLVAVVTYYGLSWVLLLNVMHLGG from the coding sequence ATGGCAGAGGATATCAGGAAGGATACCCAGAACACAGAGGATAACTCAGATATAAATACAGTTGACGATACCGCTGAAATGGCGGTAAAGCCCGATTATGAGGGCGAGATAATCGAAGTTATACGCAGCAACGATTCGCCGCGTGTGATACTGAAAAAACTTGAAGACTACCACGGCAACGATATCGCGGGCGTGGTGGCTGACCTTACAAAACAGGAAAGACAGAAGCTTTACCGCGTGTGCAGCGGTGATATGCTGGCGGAAGCTTTTGAGTACCTCGATGAGGACGAGGCGGGTGTATACCTCAACGAGATGGATCTCAACAAGGCGGCTGCGGTGGTAAGTCTGCTGGAGACGGATACCGCAGTGAACGTTCTTCGTGAGATAGAGCGTGAAAAGCGAGGACTGATAATCGATGCACTTTCCGCTGAGGTCAGGAAAGAGATTCGGCTGATAGCAAGTTTCGACGAGGACGAGATAGGCAGTAAGATGACCACGAACTGCATCATCATCAAGGAAGACCTCACCATCAAGCAGGCGATGAGCGAACTGGTGCGTCAGGCGGAGGACAATGACAATATCACCACCATTTTCGTGGTGGACGATAACGAGGAATTCTACGGCGCTATCGACCTGAAAGAGCTTATCACGGCACGAAGCACAAGGACACTCGAAAGCCTTATAATGACCTCATTCCCCTATGTTTATGCGAATGAGGAGATAGATGAGTGTATCGAAAAGCTGAAGGACTATTCCGAAGACCTGATACCCGTGCTGGATAACAGCAGCAGACTTCTAGGCGTTATCACGGCGAAAAGCCTTATCGAAGTTGTCGATGACGAGATGGGCGAGGACTACGTGATGTTTGCGGGTCTGACAGCGGAAGAAGACTTGCAGGAACCTCTCTTGCAGAGTATGAAAAAGCGTCTGCCCTGGCTGCTGGTACTGCTTTGTCTGGGTATGCTGGTTTCGGGCGTTGTGGGCGTATTCGAGAAAGTAATATCTCAGCTGACACTTATCATGGCATTCCAGTCGCTGATACTGGATATGGCTGGTAACGTCGGCACACAGTCACTTGCGGTGACTATACGAGTGCTTACGGATGAAAATCTCACATTCAGACAGAAGATGCACCTTGTGGCAAAGGAGACCCGCGTGGGTCTTTCAAACGGAATACTTCTGGGCATGATGTCCTTCGGGCTTGTGGGACTTTACATCATGCTGTTCAAGCACCGCACGGCAGGATTTTCCTTTGCGGTATCGGGCTGTATAGGCGTTTCGCTTATGGTGGCCATGCTGATATCGAGCGCGGTGGGTACAATAATACCCCTGTTTTTCAAGAAGATAAAAGTTGACCCCGCAGTGGCTTCGGGTCCCCTGATAACCACCGTCAACGACCTTGTAGCTGTGGTGACTTACTATGGACTCAGCTGGGTGCTGCTTTTGAACGTTATGCATCTGGGAGGATAA
- a CDS encoding FAD-dependent oxidoreductase has product MAQIFLDNITDEEVKGSVCELQSITPDEVKDYDVVVVGAGAAGVPAACKAAELGAKVALLQKESGAVSQGNCGSAIIKSRSTEAGIAKWIHHTNSLCSWRADTKLLRAYAEHSEEAMMWFLNRAGLTKETEYGDGSKVDDNKRSAELLNDGNGLFAFISTSGDFTGHWQDRENSYEYGDDHCYFWAPWVGPKPKNVGHALRNIIDNVQKTGVALDVFYHTPAVQVVRENDRVCAVIAKNAEGKYVRFNAKKGVILATGDYTNNPAMVKRWCPDIAEFDKKQFGKTGDGHILAMSAGAQMEPLGHTKMMHDFDSALMFEEPFLYLNMEGERFTNEYTGFVYMGNILRSQPAYKGSMLDAEHREKGSKGWYCTIYDSTYMEWPDDEFVSGKVPPAVMEKFIPGAVENPQGVFRNLIDLHRCDTLEELAKELDIPFDKLKASVDRYNELCEKGVDTDFGKPAKYMHKIEKAPFWGARKHIRVSAEVSGVVTDEYARALDAEGKPIAGLYCVGNLGGQFYGGADYPFHQTGLSLGKCYTFGIIAAKHVVNS; this is encoded by the coding sequence ATGGCACAGATATTTTTGGATAACATCACCGATGAAGAAGTTAAAGGCTCGGTGTGCGAATTGCAGAGCATCACTCCCGATGAAGTGAAAGATTACGATGTGGTAGTCGTAGGCGCAGGCGCGGCAGGAGTTCCCGCAGCTTGTAAAGCAGCAGAGCTTGGCGCTAAGGTTGCACTTCTGCAAAAAGAATCAGGAGCTGTATCTCAGGGCAACTGCGGCTCGGCTATAATCAAGTCGCGCTCCACCGAGGCAGGTATCGCAAAGTGGATACACCATACAAACAGCCTTTGCAGTTGGCGTGCCGATACAAAACTTCTCCGCGCTTATGCTGAACATTCCGAGGAAGCTATGATGTGGTTCCTGAACAGGGCAGGTCTGACAAAGGAAACAGAGTACGGTGACGGAAGCAAAGTGGACGATAATAAGCGTTCTGCCGAACTTCTCAACGACGGCAACGGACTTTTTGCTTTCATCAGTACCAGCGGTGATTTCACAGGTCACTGGCAGGACAGGGAAAATTCCTATGAATACGGCGATGACCACTGCTATTTCTGGGCACCCTGGGTCGGACCCAAGCCAAAGAACGTGGGTCATGCACTTAGGAATATAATCGATAACGTTCAGAAAACAGGCGTGGCTCTTGATGTATTCTACCATACGCCCGCAGTGCAGGTAGTCCGTGAAAATGACAGGGTGTGCGCTGTTATCGCAAAGAACGCAGAGGGCAAGTATGTGCGCTTCAACGCGAAAAAGGGCGTTATCCTCGCAACCGGTGATTATACCAATAATCCCGCCATGGTGAAAAGATGGTGCCCCGATATCGCCGAGTTCGATAAAAAACAGTTCGGCAAAACAGGCGACGGTCATATCCTTGCTATGTCAGCAGGGGCGCAGATGGAACCTCTCGGTCACACAAAAATGATGCACGATTTCGACTCCGCACTGATGTTTGAAGAGCCATTCCTCTACCTGAACATGGAGGGAGAAAGATTTACAAACGAGTACACGGGATTTGTATATATGGGAAATATCCTGCGTTCACAGCCCGCATATAAAGGTTCGATGCTTGACGCCGAACACAGAGAGAAAGGCTCAAAGGGCTGGTACTGCACCATATACGACAGCACCTATATGGAATGGCCTGACGATGAGTTCGTAAGCGGAAAAGTTCCGCCTGCTGTGATGGAAAAGTTCATACCCGGTGCGGTAGAAAATCCTCAGGGCGTATTCAGAAACCTCATCGACCTTCACAGATGCGATACTCTGGAAGAACTTGCAAAGGAACTGGATATTCCTTTCGATAAGCTGAAAGCTTCCGTTGACCGCTATAACGAGCTTTGCGAAAAGGGCGTGGATACGGACTTCGGCAAGCCTGCGAAGTATATGCACAAGATAGAGAAAGCGCCTTTCTGGGGTGCGAGAAAGCATATCCGTGTTTCTGCGGAAGTTTCGGGGGTTGTAACAGACGAATATGCGAGAGCACTGGACGCTGAGGGCAAGCCGATAGCAGGACTTTACTGTGTGGGAAATCTGGGCGGACAGTTCTATGGCGGAGCTGATTATCCTTTCCATCAGACAGGACTTTCACTGGGCAAGTGCTATACCTTTGGTATCATTGCGGCAAAACACGTTGTTAATTCATAA
- a CDS encoding ABC transporter permease, with translation MNFLESIKMAFASLAINKLRSFLTMLGIIIGISAVITITTIGNSISKTLSSTFDQIGEVKLTIYPEIREDYNGRVMEDDDTLTLEMVQDLISQHPGELTYSCNELYGGADIVNLKGESFKAIMIGVSGDYFDPPQFKKQIVQGRAPSNADNEGMKHTCIVSDYFCEQYFGTTENVLGKTIRFEMMKEANINLTIVGVMEYTELEKNSLKINTAKSKLDVKTYVYFPYNTMLSAKGVSPRETKLSSAQIGWTGDCDSETAKEYIKDYFEPIYRNNEIWYLEIYDQQEEMGMITTVLNVITIAISVIAAISLIVGGVGVMNIMLVSILERTREIGVRKALGALNGDIRSQFVIEAVIICLTGGAIGVLIGVLNGILLSKVAAFLLNSFAAEYAEYINLSVQPSIPAIIISLVFSMLTGLIFGYYPAKRAGNMNPIDALRYE, from the coding sequence GTGAACTTCCTTGAAAGCATAAAAATGGCGTTTGCTTCACTGGCGATAAACAAACTGCGTTCATTCCTGACGATGCTTGGTATCATAATCGGTATCAGCGCGGTTATAACCATCACCACCATAGGCAACTCCATCTCAAAGACACTGAGTTCGACCTTCGACCAGATAGGTGAAGTAAAGCTGACGATCTATCCCGAGATAAGGGAGGATTACAACGGCAGGGTTATGGAAGATGACGATACCCTCACCCTTGAAATGGTGCAGGATCTGATATCACAGCACCCCGGAGAACTTACATACAGCTGTAACGAACTTTACGGCGGTGCGGACATAGTCAACCTGAAAGGCGAAAGCTTCAAAGCGATAATGATAGGCGTATCAGGCGACTACTTTGATCCCCCCCAGTTCAAGAAACAGATAGTTCAGGGCAGAGCACCAAGCAATGCCGATAACGAGGGTATGAAACATACCTGTATCGTATCGGACTATTTCTGCGAGCAGTACTTTGGTACCACAGAAAACGTGCTGGGCAAGACGATCCGCTTCGAGATGATGAAAGAAGCTAACATCAATCTTACCATCGTCGGAGTAATGGAGTATACCGAGCTTGAAAAAAATTCGCTGAAGATTAATACTGCAAAATCAAAACTGGATGTCAAGACTTATGTTTACTTCCCCTATAACACGATGCTGAGCGCAAAGGGGGTCTCACCGAGAGAAACAAAGCTGAGTTCGGCACAGATAGGCTGGACAGGTGACTGTGATTCGGAGACTGCAAAGGAGTATATCAAAGATTACTTTGAGCCTATCTACCGCAACAACGAGATATGGTATTTAGAGATATACGATCAGCAGGAAGAGATGGGCATGATAACCACAGTGCTGAACGTTATCACCATTGCCATTTCCGTTATAGCGGCGATATCCCTGATAGTCGGCGGCGTGGGCGTTATGAACATAATGCTTGTCAGCATACTTGAACGTACACGTGAGATAGGTGTCAGAAAAGCACTGGGTGCTTTGAATGGCGATATCAGGAGTCAGTTCGTGATCGAAGCAGTTATCATATGCCTGACGGGCGGTGCGATAGGCGTACTGATAGGTGTACTGAACGGCATACTGCTGAGCAAGGTTGCTGCATTCCTGCTGAACTCATTTGCGGCAGAGTATGCGGAGTACATCAACCTGAGTGTACAGCCATCTATACCTGCGATAATCATATCTCTGGTATTCTCTATGCTGACGGGACTTATATTTGGTTACTATCCTGCAAAGAGAGCGGGCAACATGAATCCTATCGATGCACTAAGGTATGAGTAA
- a CDS encoding ABC transporter ATP-binding protein codes for MKRKSDPVIHMESVTKKYYVGEPNELQILFDIGLDIYEGEFVSIVGASGSGKSTLMNIIGLLDRQTEGEYDLNGTSTKTLDDKQLSRIRNKEIGFVFQNFNLIPKITALKNVEMPMMYAGVSQKKRTERALELIELVGMSDRYTHDPARLSGGQKQRVAIARAMANDPSIILADEPTGALDTKTGRMVMDLFHKLHEEEGKTIVLITHSPELASECQRMITISDGRIISDDYKKEVFG; via the coding sequence ATGAAAAGAAAAAGTGACCCTGTTATCCATATGGAATCCGTGACCAAGAAGTACTACGTGGGTGAACCAAATGAACTCCAGATACTTTTCGATATCGGACTTGACATCTATGAGGGTGAGTTCGTATCCATAGTCGGGGCTTCGGGTTCGGGCAAAAGTACGCTGATGAATATTATAGGTCTTCTCGACAGACAGACCGAGGGCGAATACGACCTTAACGGAACTTCTACCAAGACCCTTGACGACAAACAGCTTTCCCGCATAAGGAACAAGGAGATAGGTTTCGTGTTCCAGAATTTCAATCTTATACCCAAGATCACCGCTCTGAAAAATGTGGAGATGCCCATGATGTATGCGGGCGTATCCCAGAAGAAGCGTACCGAAAGAGCGTTGGAACTCATCGAGCTTGTCGGTATGAGCGACAGATACACCCATGACCCAGCAAGACTTTCGGGCGGACAGAAACAGCGTGTTGCGATCGCAAGGGCAATGGCGAATGATCCTTCGATAATACTAGCGGACGAACCTACTGGCGCACTTGATACCAAGACGGGCAGAATGGTAATGGACTTGTTCCATAAACTACATGAGGAAGAGGGCAAGACGATAGTTCTCATTACCCACAGCCCCGAACTTGCCTCCGAATGTCAGCGCATGATAACCATCAGCGACGGCAGGATAATCAGTGACGATTATAAAAAGGAGGTGTTCGGGTGA